GGCATCACACGGCAGAATTACAGTAATTCCGTACATAAATTCAGCGATATTGCACATAAAGATAGCCGATTTTGTCGGACAAATGAGGAAGGTAAAAGCAGAATAATCCATAACATCAGCCAGCTTATCCTTGTGCCCGACCGCCTTGCGCAGCCGGGCGAAAAGATCACCAGCTAAAGTAGATATGATCGGCGTGATCGCGCGCCACCGTTTCGTCCCCCAACAGGCGAGCGGCAACGGTAAACGCAAAGTCGAAGGCCAGGCCTAAGCCTTTGCCGCTGATAAGGTTGCCATCTTCCACCACCGGCGCATCGACATATTCACCGTCGCGCACGGTTTCATAGAGATCGCCGGAGCAGACATAACGGCGGCCTTTTAACAGACCATTGCCACCCAGCACACGCGCGGCTGCCGAGCAAATCGGGCAGATAAGCTTGCCCGCATTGTCATGGTCTTTAACAAACTGCACAACGTCCGGGCTGGCCGCGAGATTGACGCTGCCCTGCGGCCCGCCGGGTAATATCACGGCGTCGTACAGCGTGTTAAGCCGTTCTGATAAGGTGCGGTCTGCCACCATCGGGATAGCGTGATAACTGACCACCGCGCGGGACGCCGCGCAGGCCAGCGTTTCCACGTCGATATCTAAGCGACGCAAAATATCTATGGTGATAATCGCTTCCGCTTCTTCAAAACCAGGCGCTAACAACACCGCCACTTTTTTCATTGCCGACTCCTTGCGTTTAAGGTTGGTTGACTTGAGTAGCGTTATTGTTGATCAAAACAGCGTTTCAAAATCCACACTGCGTCACAGACCGGGCGCTGGCTTTCGTCGAAGCTGCTATCAGTGCGCTTCGCCCTGCGGGGTAAATTTCAGTTCAATTAAGGCGATGGCTTTCTGGATTGCGCGGCGCGTCACCGGATCGGCTGCGGCGGGATGGCTGGCAAAATCAATCGTTTTTAATTGATTCGCCATTTTCTCGCGCACTTCAACCGGCGCGATAACGTCAATAACATCAAGAATTTGTTTGATAACCAGCTGGCAGGCGACAACGTCGGATACCAGTTCCTGGTCGGCGGGCGTATTTTGCGACATAGGATGCTCCTTATAGAAAGGGCGTCATAGTAGCGGGAAATGGCGAATAGCGGGCATAAAAAAACCTGCCGGAAGCAGGTTTTTTATTATCAGAACATAGCGCCTGGCGGTACGTCTTTGAAAGTTTTGCAATAGGTTTCGAACATGTGCTTCAGGATTTTACGCAGTTTCATAAGTTGCTCCGAGAATATGTTATGCAGGTGTTAAGCCTCAATGCGTACATAATATGACCTTCGTCACAAAAATCAACCCATATGTGATAGAAATCACGTTTCAAAAATCGAAAATGCAGTAGCTTTGTTAAAAATTCTATTATAAATCCTGCGGTTAGCGCGCTAAAATATTTTTTAGCATTTTCAATTATTTTTGCAAATGGCAGACCCACAATGAGTGAAAGCACCCTTTCGCGGAAGACCGGAGGTCTTTCTCCCGCTGCGCTACTGGTAGCGGGCGCTTTCTTTATGGAGTTTATCGACGGCACGGTGATCGCCACCGCCCTGCCGGATATGGCAAAAACCTTTGGCGTGGAAGCCGTCGCCCTGAATATCGGGATCAGCGCCTACCTGATAACGCTGGCAGTGCTGATCCCGGCGAGCGGCTGGATTGCCGACCGCTTTGGCGCGCGCACGGTGTTCTCGCTGGCGCTGGCGATTTTCACGCTCGCGTCGGTGCTGTGCGGGCTTGCCAGCAATGTAGATATGTTTGTGGTCATGCGTATTTTTCAGGGCGTCGGCGGCGCGTTAATGGTGCCCGTTGGCCGGCTGGCGGTGCTGCGCACCACGCCGAAACACCAGTTGATAACCGCCATCGCCACGCTCACCTGGCCTGCGCTGGTCGCGCCGATTATTGGTCCACCGCTCGGCGGGTTTATCACTCACTATGCTAACTGGCGCTGGATCTTCTTTATTAATGTGCCGCTCGGCATACTGGCGATTGTGCTGGCGCTGCGCATTATCCCCAATATTCGCGAGGAGGAGCGCCGCCCGTTCGACCTGACGGGTTTTATCGCCACCGCCGTTGCGATGGTGAGCCTGGTGTATGCCATGGAGGCGCTGGGGTCGCAACATCCGCAAGCGATGTTAACCACCGGCCTGCTGGTATTGGGTGCGCTGATGATGATCTTTACCCTGCGCCATTTTCGCCGCGCGCAGTGGCCGATGATCCGCCTTGATGCCATGCAGGTGCCGACGTTTCGCGTGACCATGTACGGCGGCTCGTTGTTTCGCGCCTCAATTAGCGCCGTGCCTTTTCTGCTGCCGCTGCTGTTTCAGGTCGGTTTTGGTATGGATCCGTTACATGCCGGGCTGCTGGTGCTGGCAGTGTTCGCCGGGAATCTCACCATTAAACCGGCGACCACACCGTTGATCCGTTGGCTCGGCTTTAAAAAACTGCTGTTGATTAATGGCGCGCTGAATGTGATAGCGCTGCTCGCCTGCGCGTTGCTGACCTCCCATACGCCCGTCTGGCTGACGTTTTTGATCCTCTATCTTGGCGGGGTGTTCCGTTCTGTGCAGTTTACCGGTGTCAGCACCCTCGCCTTCGCCGATGTGCCGTCTCAACAGATGAGTTATGCCAACACGCTATTCAGCACGGCCACGCAACTGGCGGTGGGCTTAGGGATCACGCTCGGCGCAATTGGTATCCGTATTGGTGAACATGTCAGCCACTGGCTGAATATTACTGCGGTTGAGGGGATCAGTTTCCGGCTGGCGTTTGTGTTTATCGCCCTGATTTGCCTGGTGGGGATGGTGGATACGTTCCGGTTAACGAAAGATGCCGGTAGCGCGGTGTCGCAGAAAAAAGCGTAACGAAACGCCCGGTGGCGATAGCGCCAGCGGGCAATTTTAGTATCAGGCCAGCACTTCGCGCACGAAGGCTTCAATCTCTTTGTTCTGGCAGTTTTCGAAGAAGCACTGCTGGAAACGCTCGCCGGAAACAGCGGTTTTCACCAGTTCGCGGTCAATGGCGCGTAGCGTATCGAGATAGTTCTCTTTCACCACCGCCGCTTTCACCTGGTTCAGAATGCCGGCGTTACGTACCTGCGGCTCTTTACGCTCCGGCGGGTAACCTTCCCCGTTGCGCCCTGTAAAAGCTTTCTCAAAGATAAAGCGCACGTTCAGTTCCGCGCCCCAGCCAAAGCCTTTGGCGAACGGCAGCGCCAGCGCATTACCATTGTTGATTTGGGCAAACAGAAACGCATCCGCCGGATCGATACAGTAGCCACAAACCACGCCTGGATGGATGTTCAGCGACATCAATGCACCCTGCCCGGTGCCGCAGCCAGTGACCACGAAATCCACCGCTTTGGCGTTAAGCAGAATACTGGCCATAATCCCTAAATGGATGTAGGTCAGATGATGGTCATTTTCATCGCTCATGCCGACGTTATACACCGGGAAATCTTTCTCATCGGCAACCGTCTTCAGCTCTTTGAGGATGATGGCGTTTTTCGCCGCCTGGCTGTTTTCCATCATCAGTGCAATTTTCATTTGTGATCTCCTGTGTACATGCTCAATAGCAAAGGTTAGTTAAACCTTACTACCTGGCAAACAGACTTTCAAATTTAATGAAAAATGGTTTTAAAAATCAAAAGCAAGCTCACAGTTTTCCCTCCCCAACCCTGCCGTCGCGATTAGTAGGGGGTGTTCAACGGGTTATTCCGTCGATTACCGCCCGATCAGCGCGATAAGATGAGAAGAAGCCGAAATGAACCAGAGCGATTTCATGAAGATATTATGTATTGCCGCCTCGCTGATGCTGCTCGCTGGATGCACTTTAACGAAGGAAGCGGAAGTCAGTAGCGTGGATACCACCAGCGGCCTGGTGCGCCTGAGTTTCAACCAGACCATGATGCAGAACGCGCGCTATGATGAATATACCGCGCAGGGCACCGCCAATAAGCAGTGCCAGCAAATGGGTTATGCCACCGCCGTACCTTATGGTCAGCCAGTGCAAACCTGTAGTTTGATAAGCGGTTCAGCCTGCATGAACACCAAAATTACCATTCAGTATCAGTGCCGCGGCGTGGCCTTTGATCGCACCAAAGCCACCTGGTAATTTCTTAAGCCAGCTTATTATTGCTGGCTTATTCTTTTATTAATAATCAAAACAATTCTCATTTATTGAATTAAATTCCGGCAATGCGTGTTATTCGCATTCTCTTTTTAAAAAATGAACTTTTTATTTTACCTTTTGCAAATAATTAAATAACAAATTATAGTGGCCGCACATTGCCTATTATTAAAACTGCGGAGCCGTGCCATGTTAAAAACAGAGATGATCGAAAAACTCAACGAACAAATGAATCTGGAACTGTTTTCCTCCCTGCTCTACCAGCAAATGAGCGCCTGGTGCAGCTATCACAGTTTTGAAGGTGCCGCCGCATTCCTGCGCCGCCATGCGCAGGAAGAGATGACGCATATGCAGCGCCTGTTCGATTACCTGACCGATACCGGCGGTCTGCCGCGCATTACTGACATTGCCTCCCCGGTTGCGGAATACAGCTCGCTGGACGAACTCTTTCACGCGACCTACGAACATGAACAATTAATTACGCAGAAAATTAACGAACTGGCGCACGTGGCAATGATGTCGCAGGATTATCCGACCTTTAATTTCCTGCAATGGTATGTGGCAGAACAGCACGAAGAAGAGAAACTGTTTAAATCCGTTATTGATAAATTAACCCTGGCCGGTAAAAGTGGCGAAGGTCTTTATTTTATCGATAAAGAACTGGCGACGCTGGATACACAAAATTAATATTACGGGCGGTTAAGTTGAATCTTAACCGCCTTTTTTACACGCTCCCCGCACAGCCTGTGCAATGCCATATTCGAAAAACAGATCGATTAACCCCTCAACGTTTTCAATGATCCACTCATTCTCCGCCCTCCCCTGAACCTGTCGTAAAGTTATCTATACAACCGTTGTAACGGTCGTTTGACGAAATAATTGAATTGTCTTACTCTGCGCCGCGTATTGCGTGTGCAGTGAGTTTGACGACAGAGGAAAGCGTGAGAAATCGGACACTTGGGAGTGTTTTTATTGTCGCCGGAACAACTATCGGCGCGGGGATGCTGGCAATGCCGCTGGCAGCAGCAGGTGTCGGATTTGCCACCACATTAGTATTACTTTTCGTTCTCTGGGCAGTGATGTGTTACACCGCCCTGCTCCTGCTGGAGGTTTATCAGCATGTTCCGGCAGACACCGGTCTCGGTTCGCTGGCGCGGCGCTACCTCGGGCGTTATGGCCAGTGGGTAACGGGTTTCAGCATGATGTTTTTGATGTACGCCCTGACCGCTGCCTATATTAGCGGTGCAGGAGAGCTACTGGCATCAAGCATCAGCGCGTGGTTTAACCTTCAGCTTTCGCCTGGTGCT
The nucleotide sequence above comes from Kosakonia sp. H02. Encoded proteins:
- a CDS encoding DJ-1/PfpI family protein; protein product: MKKVAVLLAPGFEEAEAIITIDILRRLDIDVETLACAASRAVVSYHAIPMVADRTLSERLNTLYDAVILPGGPQGSVNLAASPDVVQFVKDHDNAGKLICPICSAAARVLGGNGLLKGRRYVCSGDLYETVRDGEYVDAPVVEDGNLISGKGLGLAFDFAFTVAARLLGDETVARDHADHIYFSW
- the azuC gene encoding stress response protein AzuC — protein: MKLRKILKHMFETYCKTFKDVPPGAMF
- the yecR gene encoding YecR family lipoprotein translates to MKILCIAASLMLLAGCTLTKEAEVSSVDTTSGLVRLSFNQTMMQNARYDEYTAQGTANKQCQQMGYATAVPYGQPVQTCSLISGSACMNTKITIQYQCRGVAFDRTKATW
- a CDS encoding DUF2766 family protein produces the protein MSQNTPADQELVSDVVACQLVIKQILDVIDVIAPVEVREKMANQLKTIDFASHPAAADPVTRRAIQKAIALIELKFTPQGEAH
- the ftnA gene encoding non-heme ferritin — protein: MLKTEMIEKLNEQMNLELFSSLLYQQMSAWCSYHSFEGAAAFLRRHAQEEMTHMQRLFDYLTDTGGLPRITDIASPVAEYSSLDELFHATYEHEQLITQKINELAHVAMMSQDYPTFNFLQWYVAEQHEEEKLFKSVIDKLTLAGKSGEGLYFIDKELATLDTQN
- a CDS encoding RpiB/LacA/LacB family sugar-phosphate isomerase — encoded protein: MKIALMMENSQAAKNAIILKELKTVADEKDFPVYNVGMSDENDHHLTYIHLGIMASILLNAKAVDFVVTGCGTGQGALMSLNIHPGVVCGYCIDPADAFLFAQINNGNALALPFAKGFGWGAELNVRFIFEKAFTGRNGEGYPPERKEPQVRNAGILNQVKAAVVKENYLDTLRAIDRELVKTAVSGERFQQCFFENCQNKEIEAFVREVLA
- a CDS encoding MFS transporter, whose protein sequence is MSESTLSRKTGGLSPAALLVAGAFFMEFIDGTVIATALPDMAKTFGVEAVALNIGISAYLITLAVLIPASGWIADRFGARTVFSLALAIFTLASVLCGLASNVDMFVVMRIFQGVGGALMVPVGRLAVLRTTPKHQLITAIATLTWPALVAPIIGPPLGGFITHYANWRWIFFINVPLGILAIVLALRIIPNIREEERRPFDLTGFIATAVAMVSLVYAMEALGSQHPQAMLTTGLLVLGALMMIFTLRHFRRAQWPMIRLDAMQVPTFRVTMYGGSLFRASISAVPFLLPLLFQVGFGMDPLHAGLLVLAVFAGNLTIKPATTPLIRWLGFKKLLLINGALNVIALLACALLTSHTPVWLTFLILYLGGVFRSVQFTGVSTLAFADVPSQQMSYANTLFSTATQLAVGLGITLGAIGIRIGEHVSHWLNITAVEGISFRLAFVFIALICLVGMVDTFRLTKDAGSAVSQKKA